One window of Calditrichota bacterium genomic DNA carries:
- a CDS encoding DUF4175 family protein gives MTYHSLLSRLRGFGHAKKQRTLVTGLATWAAVVLGALLCAAGLEALRPLPVAGRQVVSGLLAPGLLGAFVWWIARPLVDLLLRRNSPELIRLAYDVGGHYPHIGERLGNALQVYARREDNPERYSSELIEESLRQVAAKLEGEDFRRLVDWRVAHRALSRCAIVAAMSLLLFGLFHQALGGALMRLAHPRTRYVVGPSMVLAVSPGDAEVVRGQDLRITVQASGRKVEAASIAYRGEGSVAVTTKPMERQGPTSFFYEFKALRDTLFYRIAAAGTRSPEYRIAVIELPLVRTLRVAVKPPSYTGLPTQFLDENVGDVFALKGSTVTVWASTNKPVAKAALRLKGGAELPMRIAGLALEGEFKVSEETTYHVSLADFAGRTNQNPIVYRVSVLADREPFVRVPVPGMDVDIGEDMTLPLLVEAQDDFGISHLSLVYRLVRGSEGLEVGRGAIPLPLGKAADRVQVEYAWDLSSLQLIPEDVVVYQAEAWDNDVVSGPKVARSQEYRVRFPSIYEIYQEVAQTQEQASDILESVYEQSKELRERLDRLAQQLKRNADLDWGERKQVEEGLDAQRRMQEELQELSKRLDEMIERLERNDLVSLETLKKYQELQKLFEEVATPEMRRAMEELQRALRDIDPNKLRQAVEKFSLTQEDFLKSIERTIALLKRLQIEQKLDEAVRRAMEAAQRQEEIAQNAGRKADANQLAEKQRRLAEEAEALTKHLHDLSAAMAEFPDMPGSEVERAAAMMDSAGVAAEMKQLSAMLRQQNMSGAKAGGQRAAGLLQQVAQTLQQAQKSLAENQKREVLKALQKSSHDLVQLSQRQEELLDSAEQARTDSPRIPELAEAQNDLRTALERVASQLYSLAKRTFYVSPQMGAALGQAQESMAQAVAALEQRNVGSSVNSQAKAMAALNQGVRELLRTMDEVSSASSALGFDTFLQRLQNMAGAQEGINQQTLELGLGGQYTLEQQAAMARLAAQQEALRKSLEELQREMGGRSEILGRLDQVAKDMEEVAKDLASQRLDQRTLDRQKRILSRLLDSQRSVRERDFSRKRQAQAGKNVVRPSPGPLPQDLGAAQSSLAEDLLRAQKEGYTPDYLELIRLYFEALARQEKR, from the coding sequence GTGACATACCACAGTCTGCTATCGCGCCTGCGCGGCTTCGGTCACGCGAAAAAGCAGCGAACCCTGGTAACCGGGCTGGCGACGTGGGCTGCGGTGGTGCTGGGAGCGCTGCTCTGTGCGGCAGGCCTGGAGGCCCTTCGTCCGCTGCCAGTGGCGGGGCGGCAGGTGGTGAGCGGGCTGCTTGCACCTGGCCTGCTGGGCGCCTTCGTGTGGTGGATCGCAAGGCCGCTGGTGGACCTGCTCCTGCGGCGCAACTCCCCAGAACTCATCCGCCTCGCCTATGACGTGGGGGGTCACTACCCGCACATTGGCGAGAGGCTCGGAAATGCCCTGCAGGTCTATGCCCGGCGCGAGGACAACCCAGAGCGCTACTCATCAGAGCTCATCGAGGAGTCCCTGCGCCAGGTGGCGGCAAAGCTCGAGGGAGAGGACTTTAGAAGGCTGGTGGACTGGCGCGTTGCTCACCGCGCGCTGAGCAGGTGCGCGATTGTCGCGGCCATGAGCCTCCTGCTGTTCGGCCTGTTTCACCAGGCGCTCGGTGGGGCCTTGATGCGGCTTGCCCACCCGCGCACGCGCTATGTGGTGGGGCCATCGATGGTGCTTGCCGTGTCGCCAGGCGATGCCGAAGTGGTGCGCGGCCAAGACCTGAGAATTACCGTGCAGGCCAGTGGTCGGAAGGTGGAAGCGGCCAGCATCGCTTACCGCGGCGAGGGGAGCGTCGCCGTGACCACCAAACCGATGGAGCGACAGGGCCCCACCAGTTTTTTCTACGAGTTTAAGGCGCTCCGCGACACCCTCTTCTACCGCATCGCTGCGGCAGGCACTAGGTCGCCGGAGTACAGAATTGCCGTAATCGAGCTGCCGCTGGTGCGCACGTTGCGCGTGGCGGTGAAGCCGCCCAGCTACACTGGACTTCCCACCCAGTTTCTTGATGAAAACGTGGGCGATGTTTTTGCCCTGAAGGGATCCACCGTCACTGTTTGGGCGAGCACCAACAAGCCGGTGGCGAAGGCTGCGCTGCGCCTGAAAGGGGGCGCCGAACTTCCCATGCGCATCGCCGGGCTGGCGCTGGAAGGCGAGTTCAAGGTGAGCGAAGAGACCACTTACCACGTCAGTCTCGCAGATTTTGCAGGTCGGACGAATCAGAACCCCATCGTATACCGCGTCTCTGTGCTGGCAGACCGGGAGCCCTTCGTGCGGGTGCCGGTGCCGGGCATGGACGTCGACATTGGCGAGGACATGACCCTGCCGCTTCTCGTGGAGGCTCAGGATGACTTTGGCATTTCTCACCTCTCGCTGGTCTATCGTCTGGTGCGCGGGTCCGAAGGGCTCGAGGTGGGCCGCGGAGCAATCCCGCTTCCCCTCGGCAAAGCGGCCGATAGGGTGCAGGTAGAGTACGCGTGGGACCTCTCCTCCCTGCAACTCATCCCGGAAGACGTGGTGGTCTACCAGGCTGAGGCCTGGGACAACGACGTGGTCTCCGGTCCGAAGGTCGCGCGCAGTCAGGAGTACCGGGTGCGCTTCCCGTCCATCTATGAAATCTACCAGGAGGTAGCGCAGACGCAGGAGCAGGCTTCGGACATATTGGAGAGCGTCTACGAGCAGAGCAAGGAGCTAAGAGAACGGCTCGACCGGCTCGCCCAGCAGCTCAAGCGAAACGCCGACCTGGACTGGGGCGAGCGGAAGCAAGTCGAGGAAGGTCTCGATGCCCAGAGGCGCATGCAGGAGGAGCTGCAAGAGCTGAGCAAGCGCCTGGACGAGATGATCGAACGTCTGGAGCGGAACGACCTGGTGTCCCTCGAGACCTTGAAAAAGTACCAGGAGCTGCAAAAGCTCTTCGAAGAAGTGGCCACGCCGGAGATGCGCCGGGCGATGGAGGAGCTGCAGCGTGCCTTGCGCGACATCGATCCCAACAAGCTGCGGCAGGCAGTGGAAAAGTTCAGCCTGACGCAGGAGGATTTCCTCAAGTCCATTGAGCGTACCATCGCCTTACTCAAGCGGCTGCAGATAGAACAAAAGCTCGATGAGGCTGTGCGCCGGGCAATGGAGGCAGCGCAGCGGCAAGAAGAGATTGCGCAGAACGCCGGTCGCAAGGCCGACGCAAACCAGTTAGCCGAAAAGCAGCGGCGGCTCGCTGAAGAGGCAGAGGCCCTGACCAAGCACCTCCACGACCTGTCCGCAGCCATGGCCGAGTTCCCCGACATGCCTGGTTCGGAGGTGGAACGCGCCGCGGCCATGATGGATTCCGCTGGGGTGGCGGCCGAAATGAAGCAACTGAGCGCTATGCTCCGCCAGCAGAACATGAGCGGCGCCAAGGCCGGGGGACAGAGAGCGGCCGGCCTGTTACAGCAGGTAGCTCAAACCCTGCAGCAGGCGCAAAAGTCCCTGGCGGAGAACCAGAAGCGGGAAGTGCTCAAGGCGCTCCAGAAGAGCTCGCACGACCTGGTGCAGTTGTCGCAAAGGCAAGAAGAGTTATTGGACTCTGCAGAACAGGCCCGGACCGATAGTCCCCGCATTCCCGAGCTGGCCGAGGCGCAGAATGACCTAAGGACGGCCCTGGAACGCGTGGCCAGTCAGCTGTACAGCCTTGCCAAGCGCACCTTCTACGTCTCCCCGCAGATGGGAGCGGCCCTCGGCCAAGCGCAGGAGAGCATGGCGCAGGCGGTGGCTGCTCTGGAGCAGCGCAACGTCGGCAGCTCCGTGAACTCACAAGCCAAGGCGATGGCGGCACTGAATCAGGGCGTGCGCGAGCTATTGCGCACCATGGACGAGGTGAGCTCGGCAAGCTCTGCCCTCGGCTTCGACACGTTCCTGCAGCGCTTGCAGAACATGGCTGGTGCGCAAGAAGGGATCAATCAGCAGACCTTGGAGCTGGGGCTTGGCGGGCAATACACCTTGGAGCAGCAGGCAGCCATGGCCCGCTTGGCCGCCCAGCAAGAGGCGCTACGCAAGTCGCTGGAAGAGCTGCAGCGGGAGATGGGCGGCCGCTCCGAGATCCTCGGGCGCCTGGATCAGGTGGCCAAGGACATGGAAGAAGTGGCCAAGGACCTGGCCTCCCAGCGCCTTGACCAGCGCACCCTTGACCGGCAGAAACGCATCCTTTCGCGGCTTCTGGACAGCCAGCGTTCCGTGCGCGAACGAGACTTTAGCCGCAAGCGCCAAGCGCAGGCGGGGAAGAACGTGGTGCGCCCCAGCCCCGGACCTTTGCCCCAGGACTTGGGTGCCGCGCAGAGCAGTCTGGCGGAGGACCTGCTGCGCGCCCAGAAGGAGGGCTACACCCCGGACTATCTTGAGCTCATCCGCCTCTACTTCGAGGCCCTGGCCAGACAGGAGAAGCGATGA
- a CDS encoding DUF4159 domain-containing protein, which yields MTWRNLAWACLLVAIVASSAAAQGELFTIARVRYAGGGDWYNDPSAIPNLLKFMAEHTNVRVASDQVVVGIMDEKLFSYPVLYLTGHGRISLSPQEVERLRHYLMHGGFLYADDDYGMDSFFRAEMAKVFPDKRFVELPFSHEIYHIHFDFPQGLPKTHEHDGKPPQGFGLFHEGRLVVFYTYETNISDGWVDPEVHGDPPEKRLEALQMGTNIMIYALTH from the coding sequence ATGACCTGGCGGAACTTGGCCTGGGCTTGTCTGCTTGTAGCGATCGTCGCGTCTTCTGCAGCAGCGCAGGGGGAGCTTTTCACCATCGCCCGCGTGCGCTACGCGGGTGGAGGGGACTGGTACAATGACCCTTCGGCAATTCCCAATTTGCTCAAATTCATGGCTGAGCACACCAATGTGCGCGTGGCCAGCGACCAGGTCGTGGTCGGGATAATGGACGAGAAGCTCTTCTCCTACCCGGTGCTCTATCTGACTGGCCACGGGCGCATCTCCTTGTCGCCGCAAGAGGTCGAGCGCCTGCGCCACTACCTGATGCACGGCGGCTTTCTCTATGCCGATGACGACTATGGGATGGATAGCTTTTTCCGCGCGGAGATGGCCAAGGTCTTCCCCGACAAGCGTTTCGTCGAGCTGCCATTCTCTCATGAAATCTACCACATCCATTTTGACTTTCCCCAGGGGCTTCCGAAGACTCATGAACACGACGGCAAGCCGCCGCAGGGCTTTGGCCTGTTTCACGAGGGGCGCCTGGTGGTTTTCTACACCTACGAGACCAACATTTCGGATGGCTGGGTCGATCCAGAGGTCCACGGCGACCCGCCGGAGAAGCGTCTCGAGGCGCTGCAGATGGGAACCAACATCATGATCTACGCGCTCACGCATTGA
- a CDS encoding peptidylprolyl isomerase: MRDLEDAAVRRVAASALVVCLIVPWIGCGPRPSGDQRVVARVGSAVLRIADVQAAFPDNPRLGISEAQVRSYVQRWINTELLAQEAKRRGLDRSPKVRRQLADLRREVLATAVVEGETAEGLTLTNEELRARYEKDAEAFRRPEDEYLLQEILVPTWQQATELRTRILNGESFEALAEQNSQASSARSGGNTGYLRRAQMAPEIAQQVPRAPLGRVLSPVKTDAGYYLIKVVDVKPAGSLRDFTEVIDLLRERLLVEKMRERQRELVERLRARQSVYVDFAALAEVLADSTRGVK, encoded by the coding sequence GTGCGAGACTTGGAAGACGCGGCCGTGCGCAGAGTCGCAGCGTCAGCGCTGGTAGTCTGCCTGATCGTGCCCTGGATCGGATGTGGGCCGAGGCCCTCAGGCGACCAACGGGTGGTCGCTCGAGTGGGGAGCGCAGTCTTACGCATCGCCGACGTGCAGGCGGCCTTCCCGGACAATCCTCGCTTGGGAATCTCCGAAGCGCAAGTGCGTTCTTACGTTCAACGGTGGATCAACACGGAGCTCCTGGCGCAGGAGGCGAAGCGGCGAGGCTTGGACCGCAGCCCAAAGGTGAGACGGCAGCTTGCCGACCTGCGTCGGGAAGTGTTGGCCACTGCGGTGGTGGAAGGCGAGACGGCAGAGGGGCTCACCCTCACCAATGAGGAGCTCCGTGCCCGCTACGAGAAGGACGCCGAGGCTTTCCGCCGCCCCGAGGATGAGTATCTGTTGCAGGAGATCCTGGTCCCCACCTGGCAACAGGCTACTGAGCTGCGCACGCGCATTCTGAACGGGGAGAGTTTCGAAGCCTTGGCGGAGCAGAACTCGCAGGCATCGTCGGCCCGGTCCGGCGGCAACACAGGCTATCTGCGGCGTGCGCAGATGGCGCCAGAAATCGCCCAGCAGGTGCCGCGCGCACCACTAGGAAGAGTACTTTCGCCGGTGAAAACAGACGCAGGGTACTATCTCATCAAGGTCGTCGACGTCAAGCCCGCAGGGAGCCTGCGCGACTTCACAGAGGTGATAGATCTACTTCGCGAGCGGCTGTTGGTGGAAAAGATGCGCGAGCGTCAACGTGAGTTGGTGGAACGGCTGCGCGCCCGCCAGTCCGTCTATGTGGACTTTGCCGCGCTGGCGGAGGTGCTCGCTGACTCGACCAGAGGCGTGAAGTGA
- a CDS encoding zinc carboxypeptidase, translated as MHRVCMTLLFMLGTCVAFGAGQEPGPFQWADSSCYDPQVPPPRAVLGYSVGEQFTPHHLVVRYMEALAASSPRVRLVRYGASYEGRPLLVLVISAPANLARVDSLQAGQQRLADPRKLPPSGAPSQMLTTWPLVAWLSFNVHGNEASGTEAALQVAYQLAAGMDEQTEALLRDLVVILDPVLNPDGRERYVSFYGRSAGKKPNPDPDAVEHHEPWPGARSNHYYFDLNRDWAWLTQQETRQRVALFRQWMPQVHVDFHEMGYNSTYFFFPSRTPINVNIPRALVKWAQVFGENNARAFDKHGWAYFTAESFDLFYPGFGDSWPSLNGALGMTFEQGGGGEAGLAVRRDDGSLLTLTDRAWHHFVAAMTTLQTAQRHRKEILQDYVDAWRESLERGRTSAVRYYLFPPDPDANRQADFVDLLLRQGIEVWRTSQAAEVRKAESYEGSKDNLLLPAGSFVVPVAQPAQRLLTALFEVEPVLADTFFYDITAWCLPVVYNLKTFWTKEKLSCPMEQLHARPQVPGCVAGGRASYAYLLPWEDEHAASALFQLLKHGWRARVSSKAFTLAGRRFERGTIVIPVRNRPTTHPDSTIHAVVANLAADHGLTFYAASTGLTEEGIDLGSDDLIALKAPRVAMLTGRPVSPSSFGALWFLLEQHLGVDFTPLECERLRTADLRKYDVLVFPSDFGEGRGYRGQLDSATVERLARWVREGGTFVGIGGGATFATQEGARLCSVKLKKEKKPRDKDGDEQQDPELERRKRLTLEEKEKERPLSTVPGAIVRTLIDTSHPLGYGCQRTMFTFKAGTTAYELSAQGHNVGIYADKPRFAGYISEKNQEKIAGTAYLIEESVGKGKVILFADDPTFRLLWRGLTRLIVNAIFFAPMT; from the coding sequence ATGCACAGAGTCTGTATGACACTGCTCTTCATGCTGGGAACCTGTGTGGCCTTTGGTGCGGGGCAGGAGCCCGGACCTTTCCAATGGGCGGATAGCTCTTGTTACGACCCGCAGGTCCCTCCCCCACGAGCAGTGCTGGGCTACTCCGTTGGCGAGCAATTCACGCCCCATCACCTGGTGGTGCGCTACATGGAGGCCCTTGCTGCCAGTTCGCCACGCGTGCGGCTTGTGCGCTACGGGGCCAGCTACGAGGGGAGACCCCTCCTGGTACTGGTCATCTCCGCGCCGGCCAACCTCGCACGCGTGGACAGCCTGCAGGCCGGACAGCAGCGCCTCGCCGATCCCCGCAAACTCCCGCCGTCTGGGGCGCCCTCCCAGATGTTGACCACGTGGCCCTTAGTGGCCTGGCTGAGCTTCAATGTGCACGGCAACGAGGCGAGCGGCACCGAAGCGGCCCTCCAAGTTGCCTACCAGCTTGCTGCCGGTATGGATGAGCAGACGGAGGCGCTGTTGCGGGACTTGGTAGTCATCCTGGACCCGGTCCTCAACCCGGATGGAAGGGAGCGCTACGTCTCATTCTACGGCCGGAGCGCAGGGAAGAAGCCGAATCCCGACCCAGATGCTGTCGAGCACCATGAGCCTTGGCCTGGGGCCCGTTCCAACCACTACTATTTCGACCTCAACCGCGATTGGGCCTGGCTCACCCAGCAGGAGACTCGCCAACGGGTGGCGCTGTTTCGGCAGTGGATGCCCCAGGTGCACGTGGACTTTCACGAGATGGGCTATAACAGCACCTACTTCTTCTTCCCGTCGCGTACCCCCATCAACGTGAACATTCCGCGGGCCCTGGTCAAGTGGGCTCAGGTCTTTGGCGAGAACAACGCCAGGGCATTTGATAAGCACGGCTGGGCCTATTTCACTGCTGAAAGCTTTGACCTGTTCTACCCCGGATTCGGCGACTCGTGGCCTTCCCTCAACGGTGCGCTGGGGATGACCTTTGAGCAAGGAGGAGGCGGTGAGGCCGGTCTGGCGGTGAGGCGAGACGACGGCAGCCTGCTCACCCTTACCGATCGTGCCTGGCACCACTTTGTGGCCGCGATGACTACGCTGCAGACCGCGCAGCGCCACCGCAAGGAGATCCTGCAGGACTACGTCGACGCCTGGCGGGAAAGCCTGGAGCGTGGACGCACGAGCGCAGTGCGGTACTATCTCTTCCCACCGGACCCAGATGCCAACAGGCAGGCGGACTTTGTGGACCTGCTGTTGCGGCAGGGGATCGAGGTGTGGCGCACCTCGCAGGCCGCAGAGGTGCGCAAAGCCGAGAGCTACGAGGGGAGCAAAGACAACCTGTTGTTGCCGGCAGGCTCCTTCGTGGTGCCGGTTGCCCAGCCGGCACAGCGCCTTCTCACTGCCCTGTTTGAAGTGGAGCCGGTGCTGGCCGACACCTTCTTCTATGACATCACCGCCTGGTGCCTGCCGGTGGTGTACAATCTGAAGACTTTCTGGACGAAGGAAAAGTTGAGCTGTCCCATGGAGCAACTGCACGCCCGGCCACAGGTGCCCGGCTGCGTGGCGGGTGGGCGCGCCAGCTATGCCTATCTGCTCCCTTGGGAGGACGAACATGCCGCCAGTGCCTTGTTCCAGCTCCTCAAGCACGGATGGCGGGCTCGCGTGAGCAGCAAAGCCTTTACCCTGGCCGGCCGCCGCTTTGAGCGCGGCACGATTGTCATCCCTGTGCGCAATCGGCCGACTACGCACCCCGATTCGACGATTCACGCCGTGGTGGCCAATTTGGCTGCTGACCACGGCCTGACCTTCTACGCCGCAAGCACCGGCCTCACCGAGGAAGGCATCGACTTAGGCTCGGACGACCTGATTGCGCTGAAGGCGCCGCGTGTGGCGATGTTGACCGGTAGGCCAGTGAGCCCAAGCTCCTTCGGCGCTCTCTGGTTCCTGTTGGAGCAGCACTTGGGCGTGGACTTTACGCCCCTGGAGTGCGAGCGGCTACGCACTGCCGACTTGCGCAAGTACGATGTGCTTGTCTTCCCAAGCGATTTTGGCGAAGGAAGGGGCTATCGTGGCCAGCTTGATAGCGCCACGGTGGAACGCCTCGCGCGCTGGGTGCGCGAAGGCGGCACCTTCGTGGGTATTGGCGGAGGAGCGACCTTTGCCACCCAGGAGGGGGCGCGCCTCTGTTCCGTCAAGCTCAAAAAGGAGAAAAAGCCCCGGGATAAAGACGGGGATGAGCAACAGGATCCCGAGCTGGAGCGCCGCAAGCGCTTGACCTTGGAGGAAAAGGAGAAAGAGAGGCCGCTCAGCACAGTACCTGGGGCCATAGTGCGCACGCTCATCGACACTTCTCATCCATTGGGCTATGGTTGCCAGCGCACGATGTTTACCTTCAAGGCGGGGACCACGGCCTACGAGCTGAGTGCCCAAGGACACAACGTGGGCATCTATGCGGACAAGCCGCGCTTTGCGGGGTACATCTCCGAGAAGAACCAGGAGAAGATAGCCGGTACCGCGTACCTGATCGAGGAATCGGTGGGCAAGGGCAAGGTGATTCTGTTTGCAGATGACCCCACCTTTCGTCTCCTGTGGCGTGGGCTCACCCGCCTGATTGTGAACGCCATTTTCTTCGCGCCGATGACATGA
- a CDS encoding peptidylprolyl isomerase codes for MRRIPQAALIVFMAVGAALAQEVLDRVVAVVDDKPILESEVSQGAFFLAMQLRIDPNREPEKFKELQRRTLETLVTQQILLKKAEEDTVVADAKRVEAFLEQQMQSIIQQLGSQEKVEEYFGMPMRKIRRQYEEEIRKNLTVQQLRETKFANVKVSRREVEQFYAAHKDSLPGVKEAVEISHILIEVRPGEEARQNALRRMEEVKRRLAAGEDFAQVAREMSDDPGSAQRGGDLGFMQRGDFVREFEEVAFSLEPGQRSEVVETQYGFHLIELLDRRGEKVRVRHILIGLGTTKDDEKAAAERIKDIHRQLQEGGDFAALAKELSDDEATAQEGGHLGWFELDQLRETAPEFVVALRGLVPGQITEPFRTKYGFHILKLLDRRQPRALTLENDWDTIEQMALNDKKQREFEKWVAELRAEMFVEVKGL; via the coding sequence ATGAGGAGAATACCACAGGCTGCACTCATCGTCTTCATGGCGGTGGGGGCGGCGCTTGCCCAAGAGGTCCTGGATCGCGTCGTTGCGGTGGTTGATGACAAGCCAATCCTGGAGTCCGAAGTCAGTCAGGGCGCCTTTTTCTTGGCGATGCAGTTGCGCATTGACCCGAACCGCGAGCCGGAAAAGTTCAAGGAGCTGCAACGCCGCACCTTAGAGACCCTGGTCACGCAACAGATCCTCCTCAAGAAGGCCGAAGAAGACACCGTGGTGGCCGATGCCAAGAGAGTGGAGGCCTTCTTAGAGCAGCAGATGCAGAGCATCATACAACAGCTGGGCTCGCAAGAGAAGGTCGAGGAATACTTCGGCATGCCCATGCGCAAGATCCGCCGCCAGTACGAGGAAGAAATCCGCAAGAACTTGACGGTGCAACAGTTGCGGGAGACCAAGTTCGCAAACGTCAAGGTGAGCCGCCGCGAGGTGGAGCAGTTCTACGCCGCGCACAAGGACAGCTTGCCAGGCGTCAAGGAGGCGGTGGAGATCAGCCACATCCTGATTGAGGTGCGTCCTGGAGAGGAGGCCCGGCAGAACGCGCTCCGCAGGATGGAGGAGGTGAAGCGGCGGTTAGCTGCAGGGGAGGACTTTGCGCAGGTGGCGCGGGAGATGTCCGACGACCCGGGTTCGGCGCAGCGGGGCGGGGACCTGGGCTTCATGCAGCGCGGCGACTTTGTCCGCGAATTCGAGGAGGTCGCCTTCTCCCTGGAGCCGGGGCAGCGCTCGGAAGTGGTGGAGACGCAGTATGGCTTCCACCTCATCGAGTTGCTGGACCGGCGCGGTGAGAAGGTCCGCGTGCGCCATATCCTCATCGGCCTCGGCACCACCAAGGACGACGAGAAGGCTGCTGCCGAGCGCATCAAGGACATCCACCGGCAACTCCAAGAAGGTGGCGACTTTGCTGCGTTGGCCAAGGAGCTTTCCGACGACGAGGCCACGGCACAAGAAGGGGGCCACCTTGGCTGGTTCGAACTCGACCAACTGCGGGAAACCGCGCCCGAGTTTGTCGTGGCCCTCCGCGGCCTGGTGCCCGGGCAGATCACCGAGCCCTTTCGCACCAAGTATGGCTTTCACATCCTGAAGCTCCTCGACCGGCGCCAGCCCCGCGCCCTGACTTTGGAGAACGACTGGGACACCATCGAGCAGATGGCGCTCAACGACAAGAAGCAGCGGGAGTTTGAGAAGTGGGTGGCCGAGCTCCGCGCCGAGATGTTTGTGGAAGTCAAGGGTCTGTAG